One Balaenoptera ricei isolate mBalRic1 chromosome 16, mBalRic1.hap2, whole genome shotgun sequence genomic window carries:
- the TSPAN14 gene encoding tetraspanin-14 isoform X1, whose translation MHYYRYSNAEVSCWYKYLLFSYNIVFWLAGVVFLGVGLWAWSEKGVLSDLTKVTRMHGVDPVVLVLMVGVVMFTLGFAGCVGALRENICLLNFFCSAIVLIFFLELAVAVLAFLFQDWVRDRFREFFESNIRSYRDDIDLQNLIDSLQKANQCCGAYGPEDWDLNVYFNCSGASYSREKCGVPFSCCVPDPAQKVVNTQCGYDVRTQLKSKWDESIFTKGCIQALEGWLPRNIYIVAGVFIAISLLQWLTDLKGRPRDRSIWKRKEKNLLAKQIFGIFLARTLISDIEAVKAGHHF comes from the exons CTGGCTGGAGTTGTCTTCCTCGGTGTCGGACTATGGGCGTGGAGCGAAAAG GGGGTGCTGTCCGACCTCACCAAAGTGACCCGGATGCATGGCGTTGACCCTGTGGTTCTGGTGCTGATGGTGGGCGTGGTGATGTTCACGCTGGGTTTCGCTGGCTGTGTGGGGGCCCTGCGGGAGAACATCTGCCTGCTCAACTTT TTCTGCAGTGCCATCGTGCTCATCTTCTTCCTGGAGCTGGCCGTGGCCGTGCTGGCCTTCCTGTTCCAGGACTGGGTGAGGGACCGGTTCCGGGAGTTCTTCGAGAGCAACATCAGATCCTACCGGGATGACATTGACCTGCAGAACCTCATCGACTCCCTTCAGAAAGCT AACCAGTGCTGTGGGGCATATGGCCCTGAAGACTGGGACCTCAACGTCTACTTCAACTGCAGTGGCGCCAGCTACAGCCGTGAGAAGTGTGGGGTGCCCTTCTCCTGCTGTGTGCCCGACCCCGCG CAAAAAGTTGTGAACACACAGTGTGGCTATGATGTCAGGACTCAG CTGAAGAGCAAATGGGACGAGTCCATCTTCACGAAAGGCTGCATCCAGGCGCTGGAGGGGTGGCTCCCACGGAACATTTACATCGTGGCCGGCGTCTTCATTGCTATCTCACTGCTGCAG TGGTTGACTGATCTCAAAGGAAGGCCGAGAGACAGAAGCatctggaaaaggaaagaaaaaaatttacttgcAAAGCAG ATATTTGGCATCTTCCTGGCGAGGACCCTGATCTCGGACATTGAGGCAGTGAAGGCAGGCCACCACTTCTGA
- the TSPAN14 gene encoding tetraspanin-14 isoform X2, which translates to MHYYRYSNAEVSCWYKYLLFSYNIVFWLAGVVFLGVGLWAWSEKGVLSDLTKVTRMHGVDPVVLVLMVGVVMFTLGFAGCVGALRENICLLNFFCSAIVLIFFLELAVAVLAFLFQDWVRDRFREFFESNIRSYRDDIDLQNLIDSLQKANQCCGAYGPEDWDLNVYFNCSGASYSREKCGVPFSCCVPDPAQKVVNTQCGYDVRTQLKSKWDESIFTKGCIQALEGWLPRNIYIVAGVFIAISLLQIFGIFLARTLISDIEAVKAGHHF; encoded by the exons CTGGCTGGAGTTGTCTTCCTCGGTGTCGGACTATGGGCGTGGAGCGAAAAG GGGGTGCTGTCCGACCTCACCAAAGTGACCCGGATGCATGGCGTTGACCCTGTGGTTCTGGTGCTGATGGTGGGCGTGGTGATGTTCACGCTGGGTTTCGCTGGCTGTGTGGGGGCCCTGCGGGAGAACATCTGCCTGCTCAACTTT TTCTGCAGTGCCATCGTGCTCATCTTCTTCCTGGAGCTGGCCGTGGCCGTGCTGGCCTTCCTGTTCCAGGACTGGGTGAGGGACCGGTTCCGGGAGTTCTTCGAGAGCAACATCAGATCCTACCGGGATGACATTGACCTGCAGAACCTCATCGACTCCCTTCAGAAAGCT AACCAGTGCTGTGGGGCATATGGCCCTGAAGACTGGGACCTCAACGTCTACTTCAACTGCAGTGGCGCCAGCTACAGCCGTGAGAAGTGTGGGGTGCCCTTCTCCTGCTGTGTGCCCGACCCCGCG CAAAAAGTTGTGAACACACAGTGTGGCTATGATGTCAGGACTCAG CTGAAGAGCAAATGGGACGAGTCCATCTTCACGAAAGGCTGCATCCAGGCGCTGGAGGGGTGGCTCCCACGGAACATTTACATCGTGGCCGGCGTCTTCATTGCTATCTCACTGCTGCAG ATATTTGGCATCTTCCTGGCGAGGACCCTGATCTCGGACATTGAGGCAGTGAAGGCAGGCCACCACTTCTGA